AGCTAATCTCGTGTTTTCTCTTTCACATATCCAAGCTACTGAATGCAGCGCAGGGTGCAATCCTGAAAACGGCTACTGTGAAAAGCCTGAGGAATGCAGGTAATTAAATTATATAATAGATCATCGGAAGTATGTTAAATATTTGTAGAAACCATGTTTCATCAACATAAGCAGTCCATTTTCATCTTATTTCACCCCATTTCCATATGGCCAAGTCGTCACAGACTAAACAAGAAATTATGTTTTTCATCCTGCTAATTCCAAGTTTAGAtgtattgtttacaaatatatatataaaaaatcgaTTATTATTAATCGATAATACAATAATACACCCTGTGGAAACATCCCATAATAGTTCATCTGGGTGAGTAAAAACATGTGTGAAGCATAACAACGGTCCCCTTCATCTGAATCATGTTTTCAGATGCAAACCAGGCTGGCAGGGTGTAACATGCAAGCAGTGCATGCCCTTACCGGGCTGTCTTCATGGCAGCTGTGAGAAAGCATGGCAGTGCATCTGTGAAGAGGGCTGGATGGGGAGCCAGTGTGACCAAGGTGGGTATCTGTGAAGGTGGTTATCATATCTGTGAAGAGGGCTGGATGGGGAGCCAGTGTGACCAAGGTGGGTATCTGTAAAGGTGGGTATCATATCTGTGAAGAGGGCTGGATGGGGAGCCAGTGTGACCAAGGTGGGTATCTGTGAAGGTGGGTATCGTATCTGTGAAGAGGGCCAGATGGTGAGCCAGTGTGACCAAGGTGGGTATCTGTGAAGGTGGTTATCATATCTCTGAAGAGGGCTGTATGGGGAGCCAGTGTGACCAAGGTGGGTATCTGTAAAGGTGGGTATCATATCTGTGAAGAGGGCTGGGTGGGGAGCCAGTGTGACCAAGGTGGGTATCTGTGAAGGTGGGTATCATATCTGTGAAGAGGGCTGGATGGGGAGCCAGTGTGACCAAGGTGAGTCCAATCCACCTTTCTCTCACATGTCAGGCCTGACCATGTGAATAAGGTAGGATCCCATAAGGTACAGCTGAATGATTCACCAATAGCACATACTTCGTTTAAtcttcaatatactgtatatttatgtACATTTTTATGACTTTACCTCGAGCTGAAAGAGAAAGCATATGTTTGAGGGTTGAAAGAAAATAGTATTTCCTGTCTCTGATGGCTCTATGTGCTCCACTGTCTTAAAGACACCATGGGTGGGGAGGTGTCAAATATAGTCTACTTGTCACTGGTTTGTTTGTTTTCAATTTACATTGTGGCGATAAAATCATAacaaactctgtgtgtgtgtgcgtgtgtgtgtgtgtgtttgcgtgtgtgtgtgtgtgtgtgtgtgcgtgtgtgcgtgtgtgtgtgtgtgtgtttgcgtgtgtgtgtgtgtgtgtgtgtgtgcgtgtgtgtgtgatgacctCTCCCAACAACATTCTATCAACTTTTTCCAGACACCAACCAGTGCTCATCTAAACCATGCACTGATAACTCCACATGCATCCAGACTGGCCAGGGAGGATACCTCTGCATTTGTCTGCCTGGTTACACAGGAGAGAGCTGCCACCTGAAAAAGGGATCATGTCTAACAAATGGGTATGAAATTCTGACATGATTTGCATTATCTTAATTAAAACCTTAGTCTCTAAAGCTTTTTCAATACCAGATTAGGTGCCATTGAATCCATTGGGGGATCAACCCTTCTGCCTTTCAAATGGACACAGGCTTGTCTCTGGAGACTGATAGGTAATACAGCCTTCCTTGACCGCCATAGTCTCACTGAATCTCATTATGATTGCTCTTTGTTACACTGGCCTGTTATTGACTGAGAGGACCCCGACACAAAATTCAATacagctctgtctgtgtgtcctttCTCTTTAGTTGACAAGCAATCATTTCAGTTCTATTTAAATCCTCTAACTGAAATTACTTTTACATGGAGATGTATATTACCGTTCTTTTTGTGGGACTCTGAGAATGATTCCTAAACACTGAGCCCACATTGGATGTCTAGAGTGAATGTCTAGAGTGAATGTCTAGAGTGAATGTCTAGAGTGAATGTCTAGAGTGAATGTCTAGAGTGAATGTCTAGAGTGAATGTCTAGAGCGAATGTCTAGTGCAGCATAAGGATTAAAAAGGCATCCTGTTTGAACGGCTGTGAGCATGTGGCTGTGAACACAGTACTGGCTAACAACAAAACATATCATTTGAATGGTCTTACACAACCTCTGAGATGtgactgatttaaaaaaaaaaaaagttttaaccCTCTTGAGCTCTTGTATGTTGCCATAATCCCTGGTACAGTTTTATACTGTGGACTTTAGAGAGAAATCAAAGTGAACTGGTTTGCCCTTCAGCTCTCCCTGCCAAAATGGTGGCACCTGCTCCGATGCCGGTGGCTTGGCAGCCTACTCTTCCTGCACTTGTCCCCTCGGATTCGCTGGAGACTTCTGTGAGATTGACACGGACAGCTGTGATCCCAACCCCTGCCTCAACGGGGGCAACTGCACCGACTACGGTCCTGCGTTCACCTGCGCCTGCCCCGCGGGCTTCAACGGCCCCACCTGTAACAACACCCATGTggaccccctctccccctgtgctAGTTCCCCCTGTGGGAACGGGGGCACCTGCGTGGTGGGGAGCCAAAAGAACAGGGCTGGGATGTACCATTGTCTGTGCCTCCCAGGGTGCACTTTCACTGGGCATGAATGTACACCGACCCAGCAGCCACACAGGCCCAGAGCCAAACTCAGGCTGGCCAAACTCTCCCCATCACACTACAGCCTACCTGCCCACGCCTTCCATAAACTACTAAGGCCCCCCGAGAGGGACCTTCTCAAGATCAGCCTGAAGGAGACGGTTCACTCGGCCTCTGCTGCCAGCCTGGTCACCCGCAGTCAGCTCATCTGTTTCGGGATGCTGGGCCTGCTCACCTGCCTGGTGATCCTGGGAACCACAGGTATTATCTTCTTCAACCGCTGCGAGACGTGGATGGCCAACGCCAAGTACAGCCATCTGGTGCGCCAGCAGAGAGAGCATCTGTTGAGAGCCAATAACAGCGAGGATGAGGGGGACCGCTCTGTCAACATCATCCTCCCTGAGAAGATCAAGCTCACCAGCTTTGGGAAACATTACACGTCAATCTGACATGTGGGTATTTTGACTGACCGTCTGCATAAggagtgtgtttgagtgtgcaAGGACAcctacaaaacaaatggagaagGTCATGGATTTAAAATAGATTTTAAAGAGAAAACTGAGGCTCCCCTCTCTGAAAAAATGCAGTTATTCTGTTCTAATGTGATCCACTGTATGTGGAACTTTCCTCAAGTAAGAGGTATGATGCTAAGATGTACAGGCACTATGCCTGGAGAAGAAGGACAATAATGTATGCCTGCCTAATTTTCAGGACATCCACAAGCTGTCGTTTTATCTCTTTCAGATGTTAACTTATAACATAAAAGTGCTTATAAagcaaaataatattttttaaagCAAAATAACCAAAACAGCTGATTTTGATTCTTCGAAGCTTTTGATCTGAACTAATTCAATGTTTTACTTTCCACTTTTATACTGTAGTTAATTATGCATCAAATCGTGTACAAATGTCAGACTTTAAGTCAATTACAGTGATTATCATAAAGccccaagtttatcattttattaGAAATCCTATTGTAGATATGCTGATATTTTGAACTAGAACCAGTCAGTGCTTTTGATGGTTAGATTCTATTAATATTCAGATTGCTGTTCGTATTTGTCTTCTACATATTGTTGTTAGTGGATAGGATACATCTGCTTTTACAGTATTCAAGTGAACCACATCTTTCCATTTATACTGCTTTTTAGTTTTTGATTGAATCTATATATTATCAAAAAAATCTGTCTGGAAATATCAGCAAGTATTGTCAATCTGTAATGAGCATAATACAATTGTTACGCACCACCAGTAGTGGATGTTATAGTACTTTAGATATTCATCCCATTTTATGTCTAATTAGTATTATTTTAAAGCACCAATTAATTAAACTCTATAATTCAGCAAGTGTATTTACAAATATTAATGTGACTGCAAACTCCTGCTTTGAACAAAACTCCATCCAATTTCTGGTAAGATTTCATACCACAACACAATCATCGACCCCTGCAGTTTGTTTGAGGGCAAAATAGGATTAAAATGTGGGTGGCTTTAATTTACTTTTCCAGGCCAAGAAAATGTGGGTTGGAGCCATTAATCACTGGAtatgtcaacaacaaaaataggatgttgtgtttgtg
This genomic stretch from Oncorhynchus kisutch isolate 150728-3 linkage group LG7, Okis_V2, whole genome shotgun sequence harbors:
- the dlk1 gene encoding protein delta homolog 1 — encoded protein: MLKIRMCLTTFGLFLILSVAITKATECSAGCNPENGYCEKPEECRCKPGWQGVTCKQCMPLPGCLHGSCEKAWQCICEEGWMGSQCDQDTNQCSSKPCTDNSTCIQTGQGGYLCICLPGYTGESCHLKKGSCLTNGSPCQNGGTCSDAGGLAAYSSCTCPLGFAGDFCEIDTDSCDPNPCLNGGNCTDYGPAFTCACPAGFNGPTCNNTHVDPLSPCASSPCGNGGTCVVGSQKNRAGMYHCLCLPGCTFTGHECTPTQQPHRPRAKLRLAKLSPSHYSLPAHAFHKLLRPPERDLLKISLKETVHSASAASLVTRSQLICFGMLGLLTCLVILGTTGIIFFNRCETWMANAKYSHLVRQQREHLLRANNSEDEGDRSVNIILPEKIKLTSFGKHYTSI